Within Gracilinanus agilis isolate LMUSP501 unplaced genomic scaffold, AgileGrace unplaced_scaffold26768, whole genome shotgun sequence, the genomic segment GGCAGCTCTGCAAGCCCCGAGAAATTAAAATAGCAGAGGAACATCCTCCacctccctcccacccacccgCAGCAAGTTGGGCAGGTCTTCAGTGGTACATTTATAGGAAAACATGAATGAGAATCAAGCAGGATGAGACGGTTTGGAGGAATAGTGTGATCCCATCCACGGAAGAAGAGTTTATGCTGATGAACTTAAAAATCCACCACCCCAAACTGTAGAATGGGTAGTCTTGGCCAACCTACCATCAgaccttcttcttccttttgcttTCCTCAAGAAGCTCTCCAAGAGGTTCGGTTCTTCAGCCATTTGGGATTATTCATAAAAAGGGTTGCTACTTTTGTGCAGAATTTATGATGTTCAATCAAAACTTGTGACTATgcccatcttctcctccactgcctccccactccaaaaaaaaaaaattattacttcaGAGCCAAGTGCTATGAAAAGATGAATTCTGCTGAGTTTATACAAACAAGGAAAGCACAAAAAACCAGCACGAGCACGGGAaggcttgctcttccctctgcCTCCTCCCCTGTCCTTGAGTCCCTAGTTGGTCCTGAGGACGACGTCTTCCTCTCGTTCCTGGGAGAGCTCCGATGTGTTTCACATCTGAGAAAGCCTTATGTCATAGACCACCATATTGAAATTATCCCATGAGAAGatcttcttttcagcaggatTGTAATCAATCATGCTGCTGTATTTAAACTGGTTCTTGAACGGGATGCTCAGAGCCTTGCTGCTCCTGGCACCGGTATCGTACGCCAGGTTAATGGTGGCATCGGCCGCCGAGTAGCTGCTGACGGTGTACAGGGTGCCGCAGATGAGGAAGGAGTTGGCCACCGACTGTTTTCGAATGTTGGTCTCCCAGGTTTGCTCGAGTTCCAGGGTCTCCGGATTCACTTTGGAAAGGACGATGGCTCCCTTCGCCTCTTCTGTGCTATAGATGACCCAAAGTCCTGTTTCGTCTACTGCCAAGTCGATGTCTGTATAGCCGCCCCAAGAATAAGGGAACTGGCCGTGATAACCAGCATCGGGAATGTCCCTCTGAGCCTGCACTCGCTCGGACTTGAGTTCATACCTGATCACAGTTCTGGATGTGTGTTTCTGATAATAGAGGGCTCCACGGTAAACTACCGCCCCTGTGCTCTCCATTGGGAT encodes:
- the MYOC gene encoding myocilin encodes the protein YGVWMRDPEPVYPYTRDTTWRVDTVGTDIRQVFEYDQISQFTQGYPSKVHILPIPMESTGAVVYRGALYYQKHTSRTVIRYELKSERVQAQRDIPDAGYHGQFPYSWGGYTDIDLAVDETGLWVIYSTEEAKGAIVLSKVNPETLELEQTWETNIRKQSVANSFLICGTLYTVSSYSAADATINLAYDTGARSSKALSIPFKNQFKYSSMIDYNPAEKKIFSWDNFNMVVYDIRLSQM